The Winogradskyella schleiferi genome has a window encoding:
- a CDS encoding DEAD/DEAH box helicase, translated as MSFKKLHPLLKESLENEGFETSNAFQKKVLPILKGGSDAYVIAPKDSGKTTALIIATIHKLKAAAFEDSPRAIIVVNDKQSALDLKDEFERFTNTTDLRVYTLYDEYDIEKQKTEVYYGQDIVIATPARLSKIYFLNGIHLGEVQLFAIEDADYLGRNNAYNHILRLSESLHKCQFMIISDTMNSKIQNYQNAFMSNAQVIK; from the coding sequence ATGTCATTCAAAAAACTGCACCCTTTATTAAAAGAATCCTTAGAAAATGAAGGGTTTGAAACTTCAAATGCATTTCAGAAAAAAGTGTTGCCAATTTTAAAAGGTGGTTCCGATGCTTATGTGATTGCACCAAAAGACAGTGGAAAAACCACTGCACTAATTATAGCGACCATCCATAAATTAAAAGCAGCGGCTTTCGAAGATTCGCCAAGAGCCATTATAGTAGTCAATGACAAACAAAGTGCTTTAGATTTAAAAGATGAATTTGAGCGCTTTACAAATACAACGGATTTAAGGGTGTATACACTTTATGACGAATACGATATTGAAAAGCAAAAAACAGAAGTCTATTACGGTCAAGATATTGTCATAGCAACACCTGCGCGTTTAAGCAAAATTTATTTTCTGAATGGTATTCATTTAGGCGAAGTTCAATTATTTGCTATAGAAGATGCGGATTATTTAGGTCGTAATAATGCCTACAATCATATTTTACGGTTGTCTGAAAGTCTTCATAAATGTCAGTTTATGATTATTTCTGATACTATGAATTCTAAAATACAGAATTATCAAAATGCATTTATGAGTAATGCACAAGTGATTAAATAA
- a CDS encoding Lrp/AsnC family transcriptional regulator, producing the protein MKIDNLNWKILKCLQQNARMSSAEIGRQVGITSPAVSERIKKMEDAEIIQGYTTFVSPFEAGYQLKALITLRAFMGMLKPFLEKVKTYDEVVNCYRITGNENIVMEVVLKNQKHLESFIDQLISYGETKTQIVLSHVVKYKEIKPL; encoded by the coding sequence ATGAAAATCGATAATTTAAACTGGAAAATTCTAAAGTGCCTTCAGCAAAACGCGCGAATGTCAAGTGCCGAAATTGGCCGACAAGTGGGAATAACGTCTCCTGCAGTTTCTGAGCGTATAAAAAAAATGGAAGATGCTGAAATTATCCAAGGTTATACCACTTTTGTGTCGCCTTTTGAAGCTGGTTATCAATTGAAAGCGTTGATTACTTTACGAGCATTTATGGGCATGTTAAAACCATTTTTGGAAAAAGTGAAAACCTATGATGAGGTCGTGAACTGCTATCGAATTACAGGCAACGAAAATATAGTGATGGAAGTGGTTTTAAAAAACCAAAAACATCTGGAATCGTTTATAGATCAGTTAATCAGCTATGGGGAAACCAAAACACAGATTGTATTATCTCATGTGGTTAAATATAAGGAGATAAAGCCTTTATAG
- a CDS encoding YpdA family putative bacillithiol disulfide reductase has protein sequence METIYKDIIIIGAGPIGIACALECKKRNWDYTIIEKGALTNSLFNYPLNMTFFSTSEKLEIDEIPFISNNPKPTRNEALEYYRRVSTSNNLNINLYEKVLDINKAKNGFKIASDKAIYYSKKVIIATGFYDIPNLLNVPGEVLPKVFHYYKEAHPYTLQNIAVVGASNSSVDAALEIYRKGGNVTMIVRGNTIGERVKYWVKPDILNRIEEGSIKAYFNSEIKEIKATEIIVKTNEGDITISNDYVVALTGYRPNFKFLANAGIEFSKDEKHIPIYNPETMESNVEGLYLAGVICGGMETHKWFIENSRIHAKLIANHIENNKE, from the coding sequence ATGGAAACTATTTATAAAGACATTATAATTATTGGAGCTGGACCAATAGGAATAGCATGTGCATTAGAATGCAAAAAAAGGAATTGGGATTATACCATAATTGAAAAAGGCGCATTGACCAATTCATTGTTCAATTATCCGTTGAACATGACGTTTTTCTCAACGTCTGAAAAATTGGAAATTGATGAAATTCCTTTTATCAGCAATAACCCCAAACCCACTCGAAACGAAGCTTTAGAATATTATAGACGCGTTTCTACATCCAATAATTTGAATATTAATCTGTATGAGAAGGTATTGGATATCAACAAGGCAAAAAACGGATTTAAAATTGCATCTGATAAAGCCATCTATTATTCTAAAAAAGTAATCATCGCTACTGGCTTTTATGATATTCCAAATTTATTGAATGTTCCTGGCGAAGTTTTACCCAAAGTGTTTCACTATTATAAGGAAGCACATCCTTATACCTTGCAAAATATTGCGGTTGTAGGCGCCAGTAATTCGTCCGTGGATGCAGCACTCGAAATCTATAGAAAAGGTGGTAACGTTACCATGATTGTTAGAGGAAACACTATTGGCGAACGCGTAAAATATTGGGTAAAACCAGACATTTTAAACCGTATTGAAGAAGGCAGCATTAAAGCCTATTTTAATTCAGAAATCAAGGAAATTAAAGCCACAGAAATTATTGTAAAAACAAATGAAGGCGATATTACAATTTCGAATGATTATGTCGTGGCTCTGACGGGTTATCGACCTAATTTTAAATTTTTGGCTAACGCTGGAATTGAATTTTCAAAGGATGAAAAGCACATTCCTATTTACAATCCCGAAACCATGGAATCCAATGTTGAAGGACTTTATTTAGCAGGAGTCATCTGTGGTGGTATGGAAACCCATAAATGGTTTATTGAAAACTCTAGAATCCATGCAAAACTCATTGCCAACCATATAGAAAATAACAAAGAATAG
- a CDS encoding VOC family protein, translating to MNLNQITISSLDARSAVSFYKKLGLRLMVDALPRYARLECPDGDCTFSIHQVEDLPINNSVTLYFEVENLSKTVSELQQKGITFNTEILEQSWLWSEIYLNDPDGNTIIIYHAGKNRKNPPWRIN from the coding sequence ATGAACTTAAATCAAATAACCATCTCATCTTTAGATGCTAGAAGTGCTGTTAGCTTTTATAAAAAACTCGGTTTAAGACTGATGGTTGATGCGCTTCCGAGATATGCGCGGTTGGAATGTCCGGATGGCGATTGCACATTTTCAATACATCAAGTGGAAGATTTACCAATCAATAATAGCGTTACGCTATATTTTGAAGTCGAAAATCTTTCAAAAACAGTTTCGGAACTCCAACAAAAAGGTATTACTTTTAATACCGAAATTTTAGAGCAATCTTGGTTGTGGAGTGAAATTTATCTAAATGATCCTGATGGAAATACTATTATTATCTATCATGCAGGAAAAAATCGTAAAAATCCTCCATGGAGAATAAATTGA
- a CDS encoding MFS transporter encodes MKNLFQNYLSTFHGLSREVWWLALITFVNRAGTMVIPFLSLYLTDKLNFTFTDVSWIMSAFGLGSVVGTWIGGKLTDTIGYYKVMVRSLLSTGFLFIAMQFLNTFASVCVGIFLVMVVADTFRPAMFVAMSVYSKPENKTRSVTLIRLAINLGFSAGPAIGGLIITTLGYGGLFWVDGITCILATILLIKVLNPRVAKAIDNIVVEHPISVYKDKLFWIFFAAMVLFGIIFLQYFSTLPLYYKDIHHLTELDIGILLGLNGFFIFLLEMPLIKWLEQTKNTKIGLTLLGLLLTMLSFYVLNLTSWIGILAVGMLFMTIGEMIAFPFSNAFAMDRAKKGKQGEYLSMYVMAFSIAHIFGHSAGLRLIDNFGYNNTWYIMVALGFLGILLLLYLKQQLKKEIL; translated from the coding sequence ATGAAAAATTTATTCCAAAATTACCTTAGCACCTTTCATGGGCTTTCAAGAGAAGTATGGTGGCTAGCACTGATCACATTTGTAAATAGAGCTGGTACAATGGTAATTCCGTTTTTATCATTATACCTAACAGACAAATTAAATTTTACCTTTACAGATGTTAGTTGGATTATGAGCGCTTTTGGTTTAGGCTCAGTCGTTGGCACTTGGATTGGTGGGAAACTAACAGATACTATTGGTTACTATAAAGTAATGGTAAGAAGTCTTCTCAGTACTGGATTTCTCTTCATTGCCATGCAGTTCTTAAATACTTTTGCGAGTGTTTGTGTTGGTATTTTTTTGGTCATGGTCGTCGCTGACACCTTTAGACCAGCCATGTTTGTTGCTATGAGCGTTTATAGTAAACCAGAAAATAAGACGAGATCCGTAACTTTAATTCGTTTAGCTATTAACTTAGGTTTCTCGGCTGGACCTGCCATTGGTGGACTTATTATAACTACTTTGGGTTATGGTGGTTTATTTTGGGTAGATGGTATTACCTGTATCCTTGCCACTATTTTACTTATCAAAGTTTTAAATCCTAGAGTAGCAAAAGCAATAGATAACATTGTGGTAGAACATCCCATATCGGTATATAAGGATAAATTATTTTGGATATTTTTTGCCGCAATGGTATTATTCGGAATTATATTTTTACAATATTTTTCTACATTGCCACTTTACTATAAAGACATCCATCACTTAACAGAGCTAGACATAGGCATTCTCCTTGGTCTGAATGGTTTCTTTATTTTTTTGCTTGAAATGCCGTTAATTAAGTGGCTAGAACAAACAAAAAACACTAAAATAGGTCTCACGCTTTTGGGTCTACTTCTAACGATGTTAAGTTTTTATGTCCTCAATTTAACCTCGTGGATTGGTATTTTAGCTGTTGGTATGTTATTTATGACTATCGGTGAGATGATTGCTTTTCCCTTTTCTAATGCTTTTGCCATGGATAGAGCAAAAAAAGGAAAACAAGGCGAATACCTTTCCATGTATGTCATGGCGTTTTCTATTGCCCATATTTTCGGACATAGTGCAGGCTTGCGATTAATTGATAATTTTGGTTATAATAATACTTGGTATATTATGGTTGCTCTTGGATTTTTAGGAATTTTGCTTTTGCTGTATTTGAAACAGCAGCTGAAAAAAGAAATATTATGA
- a CDS encoding DUF1684 domain-containing protein — translation MKNFVLLILIVFFVGCAQEKHLLNEETEWQKEMNADFKDATKSPLKDKDRKKFTGLDFYKFDSTYVVKAKLKRTPNAKPFKMKTTTEERPDYVKYGVVAFTLKDKAYELSIYQNLGLLEEEGYEDYLFLPFLDDTNGNGSYPGGRYTEARIPEADTLIIDFNTAYNPYCAYNAKYSCPIVPRENYIPTEVEAGVKAFKK, via the coding sequence ATGAAGAATTTTGTATTACTTATTTTAATCGTTTTTTTTGTTGGTTGTGCTCAAGAAAAGCATCTTTTAAACGAAGAAACGGAATGGCAAAAGGAGATGAATGCAGACTTCAAGGATGCTACCAAATCGCCACTAAAGGATAAGGATAGAAAGAAATTTACGGGTTTGGATTTCTATAAGTTCGATTCTACTTATGTTGTAAAAGCAAAGTTGAAGAGAACACCAAATGCTAAACCTTTCAAGATGAAAACAACGACTGAAGAACGACCAGATTATGTAAAGTATGGCGTAGTTGCATTTACTTTAAAAGACAAAGCATACGAACTTAGTATTTATCAAAATTTAGGACTTTTAGAAGAGGAAGGTTATGAGGATTATCTTTTTCTACCATTTTTAGACGATACTAATGGCAACGGAAGTTATCCTGGCGGACGATATACAGAAGCACGTATACCAGAAGCTGATACACTAATTATAGATTTTAATACAGCTTACAATCCATATTGCGCATATAATGCCAAGTATTCTTGTCCGATTGTACCAAGAGAAAATTACATTCCTACAGAAGTTGAAGCTGGAGTGAAGGCGTTTAAAAAGTAG
- a CDS encoding GNAT family N-acetyltransferase, which translates to MKNPIEIRQATVEDIPEITKIFRDTVTHINSKHYSEKQIKVWASGADDIEKWEERINKLYFIVAEIEQTIVGFAYLKNGNCFDGLFVHKDYQRQGIGSKLLRIIESQVMMNDFEVIKSDVSKTALPFFDNKYYEVIKIQKKNFKGLVFENYLVEKTL; encoded by the coding sequence TTGAAAAACCCAATTGAAATAAGGCAAGCAACTGTAGAAGACATTCCCGAAATCACTAAGATTTTTAGGGACACGGTCACGCATATAAATTCCAAGCACTATTCCGAAAAACAGATTAAAGTTTGGGCCTCTGGCGCTGATGATATTGAAAAATGGGAAGAACGTATTAATAAACTTTATTTTATTGTCGCCGAAATTGAACAAACTATTGTTGGTTTCGCCTACTTAAAAAACGGAAACTGTTTTGATGGCCTTTTTGTTCATAAGGATTATCAACGTCAAGGTATTGGGTCTAAATTATTGCGCATTATAGAATCGCAGGTGATGATGAATGATTTTGAAGTCATCAAATCTGATGTAAGCAAAACGGCCTTACCATTTTTCGACAATAAATATTACGAAGTCATCAAGATACAAAAGAAGAATTTCAAAGGCCTTGTTTTTGAAAATTATTTGGTTGAGAAAACCCTATAA
- the kdsA gene encoding 3-deoxy-8-phosphooctulonate synthase: protein MPKLKHTNSNNFFLLCGPCAIEGEDMALRIAEKVIKITDKLEIPYVFKGSFKKANRSRIDSFTGIGNEKALKILRKVSETFDVPTVTDIHETSDAAMAAEYVDVLQIPAFLVRQTDLVVAAAETGKVVNLKKGQFMSPESMKHAVQKVKDAGNQKVWITDRGTMFGYQDMIVDFRGIPTMRQYAPTVLDVTHSLQQPNQSIGVTGGRPDMIETIARAGIVNNVDGLFIETHFDPANAKSDGANMLHLDNLERLLGNLVAIRKTVNSL from the coding sequence ATCCCAAAATTAAAACACACCAATTCCAACAACTTCTTTTTACTTTGTGGCCCATGCGCTATTGAGGGCGAAGATATGGCATTGCGCATTGCTGAAAAAGTCATAAAAATTACTGATAAACTTGAAATTCCTTATGTATTTAAAGGGAGTTTCAAGAAAGCAAATCGAAGTAGAATTGATAGTTTTACAGGTATAGGAAACGAAAAAGCCTTAAAAATTCTGAGAAAGGTTTCTGAAACTTTTGATGTACCAACAGTAACAGATATTCACGAAACATCGGATGCTGCAATGGCTGCTGAATATGTTGACGTGTTACAAATTCCTGCGTTTTTGGTAAGACAAACCGATTTGGTAGTTGCCGCTGCCGAAACCGGAAAAGTGGTTAATTTGAAGAAAGGACAATTTATGAGTCCTGAGTCTATGAAACATGCGGTTCAAAAAGTAAAAGATGCAGGTAACCAAAAAGTGTGGATAACCGATCGAGGCACTATGTTCGGTTACCAAGATATGATTGTTGATTTTAGAGGCATTCCAACCATGCGTCAATATGCGCCAACGGTTTTAGATGTGACGCATTCCTTACAACAGCCTAACCAAAGTATTGGCGTTACTGGCGGACGACCAGATATGATCGAGACTATTGCCAGAGCTGGAATCGTTAACAACGTGGATGGTTTGTTTATTGAAACTCATTTTGATCCTGCAAACGCCAAAAGTGATGGTGCCAATATGCTACACTTGGATAATCTGGAAAGGTTGTTGGGTAATTTGGTGGCTATTAGAAAAACTGTTAATAGCTTATAA